Proteins co-encoded in one Scatophagus argus isolate fScaArg1 chromosome 11, fScaArg1.pri, whole genome shotgun sequence genomic window:
- the LOC124067627 gene encoding nectin-1-like isoform X2, producing MPCSSTMLLLMLVLNLSTAEALQVIGGNITVGQGGTAVLPCKVIDTTETVTQISWQRKTRTKTENENFFTVVSTNGAKVINGDKRFKFVGSVNDGNGTLQFSNVTLMDEGSYACVFTMFPSGNHKTEVPLNVLVPPVSSLQYNIPVLGNEEVSLVLCTAAGSRPPAEVKWLTGTLEGKVRATTNSTKHDNGTTTTVSSLFGVPTTEINHHVVQCVVTNAALLKEETRPFTLQVHFPPVEVNIRERAKHLFECVSDANPDADFTWSRPDNSWPQSAVRVGATLQFRSMTPELNGLYECEASNTFGRKRGHLYVHVTSGFFQGQKRAQAERENQYEHPPDHVNALIMEKKKKKKTKKEKKRGHYRQR from the exons CTCTACAGGTGATTGGAGGAAACATCACCGTGGGACAAGGAGGGACTGCTGTCTTACCGTGCAAAGTCATTGACACCACGGAGACGGTTACTCAGATTTCATGGCAGAGAAAAACCAGAACGAAAACTGAGAATGAGAACTTCTTCACAGTCGTGTCCACAAATGGAGCAAAGGTTATCAATGGAGATAAACGTTTTAAATTTGTTGGGAGTGTTAACGACGGCAATGGAACACTCCAGTTTTCCAATGTCACACTGATGGATGAAGGCAGCTACGCATGTGTCTTCACTATGTTCCCCAGTGGAAACCACAAGACAGAAGTACCTCTAAATGTGCTTG TTCCTCCAGTCTCAAGCCTCCAGTACAATATTCCTGTTCTGGGCAATGAGGAGGTTTCCCTGGTTCTGTGCACGGCTGCTGGTTCCAGGCCTCCCGCGGAGGTGAAGTGGTTGACTGGTACTCTGGAAGGAAAAGTGAGGGCAACAACCAACTCCACCAAGCATGACAACGGTACGACTACCACAGTCAGCTCTCTGTTTGGAGTACCAACCACAGAAATCAATCACCACGTGGTCCAGTGTGTCGTCACCAACGCAGCCCTGTTGAAAGAAGAAACCCGTCCCTTCACCTTGCAGGTCCACT TCCCACCTGTGGAAGTAAACATTCGTGAACGAGCCAAACACttatttgaatgtgtgtctgacGCCAATCCAGATGCAGACTTTACCTGGAGCAG ACCTGACAACTCGTGGCCTCAGTCTGCTGTCCGAGTAGGTGCAACTTTACAGTTTCGTAGCATGACCCCTGAGCTAAATGGCCTCTATGAGTGCGAAGcatcgaacacctttggaaGAAAACGTGGTCACCTCTATGTGCATGTGACTTCAG GTTTTTTTCAAGGTCAGAAGAGGgcacaagcagagagagagaaccagtACGAACATCCTCCAGATCACGTGAACGCACTGAtcatggagaagaagaagaagaagaagacgaagaaagagaagaagagaggccATTATAGGCAGAGGTAG
- the LOC124067627 gene encoding nectin-2-like isoform X1: MPCSSTMLLLMLVLNLSTAEALQVIGGNITVGQGGTAVLPCKVIDTTETVTQISWQRKTRTKTENENFFTVVSTNGAKVINGDKRFKFVGSVNDGNGTLQFSNVTLMDEGSYACVFTMFPSGNHKTEVPLNVLVPPVSSLQYNIPVLGNEEVSLVLCTAAGSRPPAEVKWLTGTLEGKVRATTNSTKHDNGTTTTVSSLFGVPTTEINHHVVQCVVTNAALLKEETRPFTLQVHFPPVEVNIRERAKHLFECVSDANPDADFTWSRPDNSWPQSAVRVGATLQFRSMTPELNGLYECEASNTFGRKRGHLYVHVTSEGCRVCWALFVILLILIAFAAGAGWYLYKAGKFQRFFSRSEEGTSREREPVRTSSRSRERTDHGEEEEEEDEEREEERPL, from the exons CTCTACAGGTGATTGGAGGAAACATCACCGTGGGACAAGGAGGGACTGCTGTCTTACCGTGCAAAGTCATTGACACCACGGAGACGGTTACTCAGATTTCATGGCAGAGAAAAACCAGAACGAAAACTGAGAATGAGAACTTCTTCACAGTCGTGTCCACAAATGGAGCAAAGGTTATCAATGGAGATAAACGTTTTAAATTTGTTGGGAGTGTTAACGACGGCAATGGAACACTCCAGTTTTCCAATGTCACACTGATGGATGAAGGCAGCTACGCATGTGTCTTCACTATGTTCCCCAGTGGAAACCACAAGACAGAAGTACCTCTAAATGTGCTTG TTCCTCCAGTCTCAAGCCTCCAGTACAATATTCCTGTTCTGGGCAATGAGGAGGTTTCCCTGGTTCTGTGCACGGCTGCTGGTTCCAGGCCTCCCGCGGAGGTGAAGTGGTTGACTGGTACTCTGGAAGGAAAAGTGAGGGCAACAACCAACTCCACCAAGCATGACAACGGTACGACTACCACAGTCAGCTCTCTGTTTGGAGTACCAACCACAGAAATCAATCACCACGTGGTCCAGTGTGTCGTCACCAACGCAGCCCTGTTGAAAGAAGAAACCCGTCCCTTCACCTTGCAGGTCCACT TCCCACCTGTGGAAGTAAACATTCGTGAACGAGCCAAACACttatttgaatgtgtgtctgacGCCAATCCAGATGCAGACTTTACCTGGAGCAG ACCTGACAACTCGTGGCCTCAGTCTGCTGTCCGAGTAGGTGCAACTTTACAGTTTCGTAGCATGACCCCTGAGCTAAATGGCCTCTATGAGTGCGAAGcatcgaacacctttggaaGAAAACGTGGTCACCTCTATGTGCATGTGACTTCAG aGGGCTGCCGTGTTTGTTGGGccttatttgttattttgctcaTCCTCATTGCTTTTGCTGCTGGTGCAGGATGGTACCTCTATAAAGCTGGGAAATTCCAAAG GTTTTTTTCAAGGTCAGAAGAGGgcacaagcagagagagagaaccagtACGAACATCCTCCAGATCACGTGAACGCACTGAtcatggagaagaagaagaagaagaagacgaagaaagagaagaagagaggccATTATAG
- the LOC124067631 gene encoding nectin-1-like isoform X2: protein MPCSSTMLLLMLVLNLSTAEALQVIGGNITVGQGGTAVLPCKVIDTTETVTQISWQRKTRTKTENENFFTVLSTNGAKVINGDKRFKFVGSVNDGNGALQFSNVTLMDEGSYACVFTMFPSGNHKTEVPLNVLVPPVSSLQYNIPVLGNEEVSLVLCTAAGSRPPAEVKWLTGTLEGKVRATTNSTKHDNGTTTTVSSLFGVPTTEINHHVVQCVVTNAALLKEETRPFTLQVHFPPVEVNIRERAKDSFECVSDANPDADFTWSRPDNSWPQSALRVGATLQFQSMTPELNGLYECEASNTFGRKRGHLYVHVTSA, encoded by the exons ATGCCGTGTAGCTCCACGATGCTTTTACTGATGTTAGTGTTAAACCTGAGCACAGCTGAAG CTCTACAGGTGATTGGAGGAAACATCACCGTGGGACAAGGAGGGACTGCTGTCTTACCGTGCAAAGTCATTGACACCACGGAGACGGTTACTCAGATTTCATGGCAGAGAAAAACCAGAACGAAAACTGAGAATGAGAACTTCTTCACAGTCTTGTCCACAAATGGAGCAAAGGTTATCAATGGAGATAAACGTTTTAAATTTGTTGGGAGTGTTAACGACGGCAATGGAGCACTCCAGTTTTCCAATGTCACACTGATGGATGAAGGCAGCTACGCATGTGTCTTCACTATGTTCCCCAGTGGAAACCACAAGACAGAAGTGCCTCTAAACGTGCTTG TTCCTCCAGTCTCAAGCCTCCAGTACAATATTCCTGTTCTGGGCAATGAGGAGGTTTCCCTGGTTCTGTGCACGGCTGCTGGTTCCAGGCCTCCCGCGGAGGTGAAGTGGTTGACTGGTACTCTGGAAGGAAAAGTGAGGGCAACAACCAACTCCACCAAGCATGACAACGGTACGACTACCACAGTCAGCTCTCTGTTTGGAGTACCAACCACAGAAATCAATCACCACGTGGTCCAGTGTGTCGTCACCAACGCAGCCCTGTTGAAAGAAGAAACCCGTCCCTTCACCTTGCAGGTCCACT TCCCACCTGTGGAAGTAAACATTCGTGAACGAGCCAAAGActcatttgaatgtgtgtctgacGCCAATCCGGATGCAGACTTTACCTGGAGCAG ACCTGACAACTCGTGGCCTCAGTCTGCTCTCCGAGTAGGTGCAACATTACAGTTTCAGAGCATGACCCCTGAGCTAAATGGCCTCTATGAGTGCGAAGcatcgaacacctttggaaGAAAACGTGGTCACCTCTATGTGCATGTGACTTCAG cTTGA
- the LOC124067631 gene encoding nectin-1-like isoform X1 has protein sequence MPCSSTMLLLMLVLNLSTAEALQVIGGNITVGQGGTAVLPCKVIDTTETVTQISWQRKTRTKTENENFFTVLSTNGAKVINGDKRFKFVGSVNDGNGALQFSNVTLMDEGSYACVFTMFPSGNHKTEVPLNVLVPPVSSLQYNIPVLGNEEVSLVLCTAAGSRPPAEVKWLTGTLEGKVRATTNSTKHDNGTTTTVSSLFGVPTTEINHHVVQCVVTNAALLKEETRPFTLQVHFPPVEVNIRERAKDSFECVSDANPDADFTWSRPDNSWPQSALRVGATLQFQSMTPELNGLYECEASNTFGRKRGHLYVHVTSEVCRVCWALFAILLILIAFAAGAGWYLYKTGKFQRFFSRSEEGTSTERENQY, from the exons ATGCCGTGTAGCTCCACGATGCTTTTACTGATGTTAGTGTTAAACCTGAGCACAGCTGAAG CTCTACAGGTGATTGGAGGAAACATCACCGTGGGACAAGGAGGGACTGCTGTCTTACCGTGCAAAGTCATTGACACCACGGAGACGGTTACTCAGATTTCATGGCAGAGAAAAACCAGAACGAAAACTGAGAATGAGAACTTCTTCACAGTCTTGTCCACAAATGGAGCAAAGGTTATCAATGGAGATAAACGTTTTAAATTTGTTGGGAGTGTTAACGACGGCAATGGAGCACTCCAGTTTTCCAATGTCACACTGATGGATGAAGGCAGCTACGCATGTGTCTTCACTATGTTCCCCAGTGGAAACCACAAGACAGAAGTGCCTCTAAACGTGCTTG TTCCTCCAGTCTCAAGCCTCCAGTACAATATTCCTGTTCTGGGCAATGAGGAGGTTTCCCTGGTTCTGTGCACGGCTGCTGGTTCCAGGCCTCCCGCGGAGGTGAAGTGGTTGACTGGTACTCTGGAAGGAAAAGTGAGGGCAACAACCAACTCCACCAAGCATGACAACGGTACGACTACCACAGTCAGCTCTCTGTTTGGAGTACCAACCACAGAAATCAATCACCACGTGGTCCAGTGTGTCGTCACCAACGCAGCCCTGTTGAAAGAAGAAACCCGTCCCTTCACCTTGCAGGTCCACT TCCCACCTGTGGAAGTAAACATTCGTGAACGAGCCAAAGActcatttgaatgtgtgtctgacGCCAATCCGGATGCAGACTTTACCTGGAGCAG ACCTGACAACTCGTGGCCTCAGTCTGCTCTCCGAGTAGGTGCAACATTACAGTTTCAGAGCATGACCCCTGAGCTAAATGGCCTCTATGAGTGCGAAGcatcgaacacctttggaaGAAAACGTGGTCACCTCTATGTGCATGTGACTTCAG AGGTCTGCCGTGTTTGTTGGGCCTTATTTGCTATTTTGCTCATCCTCATTGCTTTTGCTGCTGGTGCAGGGTGGTACCTCTATAAAACTGGGAAATTCCAAAG GTTTTTTTCAAGGTCAGAAGAGGGcacaagcacagagagagaaaaccagtATTAA
- the LOC124067632 gene encoding nectin-1-like → MPCSSTMLLLMLVLNLSTAEALQVIGGNITVGQGGTAVLPCEVIDTTETVTQISWQRKTRKKTENENFFTVVSTHGPEVVTVQDKRFTFVGSVNDCNGTLQFSNVTLMDEGSYACVFTMFPSGNHKTEVPLNVLVPSVSSLQYNIPVLGNEEVFLVLCTAAGSRPPAEVKWLTGTLEGKVRATTNSTKHDNGTTTTVSSLFGVPTTEINNHVVQCVVTNAALLKEETLPFTLQVHCGYKNNSLFQLLVQLMRM, encoded by the exons ATGCCGTGTAGCTCCACGATGCTTTTACTGATGTTAGTGTTAAACCTGAGCACAGCTGAAG CTCTACAGGTGATTGGAGGAAACATCACCGTGGGACAAGGAGGGACTGCTGTCTTACCGTGCGAAGTCATTGACACCACGGAGACGGTTACTCAGATTTCATGGCAGAGAAAAACcaggaaaaaaactgagaaTGAAAACTTCTTCACAGTCGTGTCCACACATGGACCAGAAGTTGTCACTGTACAAGATAAACGTTTTACATTTGTTGGGAGTGTTAATGACTGCAATGGAACACTCCAGTTTTCCAATGTCACACTGATGGATGAAGGCAGCTACGCATGTGTCTTCACTATGTTCCCCAGTGGAAACCACAAGACAGAAGTGCCTCTAAACGTGCTTG TTCCTTCAGTCTCAAGCCTCCAGTACAATATTCCTGTTCTGGGCAATGAGGAGGTTTTCCTGGTTCTGTGCACGGCTGCTGGTTCCAGGCCTCCCGCGGAGGTGAAGTGGTTGACTGGTACTCTGGAAGGAAAAGTGAGGGCAACAACCAACTCCACCAAGCATGACAACGGTACAACTACCACAGTCAGCTCTCTGTTTGGAGTACCAACCACAGAAATCAATAACCACGTGGTCCAGTGTGTCGTCACCAACGCAGCCCTGTTGAAAGAAGAAACCCTTCCCTTCACCTTGCAGGTCCACTGTGGGTATAAAAATAATTCCCTATTTCAGTTACTTGTGCAGCTAATGCGTATGTAA